The Rhizobium sp. BT03 genome has a window encoding:
- the xylF gene encoding D-xylose ABC transporter substrate-binding protein, translating into MKSILKLMAGAAILVSVHTAAMAADLVVGVSWSNFQEERWKTDEAAIKKALEAKGAKYISADAQSSAAKQLTDVESLISQGANALIILAQDSDAIGPAIEKAAAEGIPVVGYDRLIENPAAFYITFDNKEVGRLQAEGVFKAKPEGNYVFIKGSSSDPNADFLFSGQQEVLKAAIDAGKIKNVGEAYTDGWLPENAQRNMEQFLTANNNKVDAVVASNDGTAGGAIAALDAQGLAGSVPVSGQDGDKAALNRIALGTQTVSVWKDSRELGTRAAEIALDLAGGKDMSKIDGAQTFKGGPKGVEMQSVFLKPLAITKENLNVVIDAGWISKAEACQGVKADTVAACK; encoded by the coding sequence ATGAAGTCTATTTTGAAATTGATGGCAGGCGCGGCCATTCTCGTTTCCGTGCACACGGCTGCCATGGCTGCCGATCTCGTCGTCGGCGTTTCCTGGTCGAATTTCCAGGAAGAGCGCTGGAAGACCGATGAAGCCGCGATCAAGAAAGCTCTCGAAGCCAAGGGCGCCAAGTATATTTCCGCTGACGCGCAGTCTTCGGCCGCCAAGCAGCTGACCGACGTCGAATCGCTGATCTCGCAGGGCGCCAACGCGCTGATCATTCTCGCCCAGGATTCCGACGCCATCGGCCCGGCCATCGAAAAGGCCGCTGCCGAAGGCATCCCGGTCGTCGGCTACGACCGCCTGATCGAAAATCCGGCCGCCTTCTACATCACCTTCGACAACAAGGAAGTCGGCCGCCTGCAGGCCGAGGGCGTCTTCAAGGCCAAGCCCGAAGGCAATTACGTCTTCATCAAGGGCTCGTCCTCCGACCCGAACGCCGATTTCCTGTTCTCCGGCCAGCAGGAAGTGCTGAAGGCCGCGATCGACGCCGGCAAGATCAAGAATGTCGGCGAGGCCTATACGGACGGCTGGCTGCCTGAGAATGCTCAGCGCAACATGGAGCAGTTCCTGACCGCCAACAACAATAAGGTCGACGCCGTTGTTGCTTCGAACGACGGCACCGCCGGCGGCGCGATCGCAGCGCTCGACGCCCAGGGCCTCGCCGGCTCCGTTCCGGTTTCCGGCCAGGACGGCGACAAGGCGGCGCTGAACCGCATCGCGCTCGGTACCCAGACGGTTTCCGTCTGGAAGGACAGCCGCGAACTCGGCACCCGCGCTGCCGAAATCGCTCTCGACCTCGCCGGCGGCAAGGACATGAGCAAGATCGACGGCGCCCAGACTTTCAAGGGCGGCCCGAAGGGCGTGGAAATGCAGTCGGTCTTCCTGAAGCCGCTTGCTATCACCAAGGAAAACCTCAACGTCGTGATCGACGCCGGCTGGATTTCCAAGGCTGAAGCCTGCCAGGGCGTCAAGGCCGACACCGTCGCTGCCTGCAAGTAA
- a CDS encoding ROK family transcriptional regulator — MLTKSSTELVRQRNSVLVLSVLRRHGALAHTEISDFTGLSSATISAITADLERAHIIEKSEQQAASGRGRPRVLLRQRRDCGYLIVVIISSDAVQYSLVDYAGKLIDRFSEERSHDPAGAARFVAGVRAGLSRILERSRISQEKVLLISISSKGLVNSTEPVLVWSPIFGSDQIDFESVLRPDWQAKVILDNETLLVAAALGAREEIVKGADFRSLAALSLGHSIGLGIVRRGGGQTGQEISAPNFGHMLHMAGGGLCRCGTRGCIEAYAGFYAILRSAFEVPLDTIPAKFVPVTELDKIAAKARQGHRTSTIAFRQAGLALGNGLSRMLSLTERMPIAITGPGTRYYDLLRQGLEEGLGQSHIVRMEGMPEIRVVADEPILVFEGHLNRALSVIDQDIVISGGQGGD, encoded by the coding sequence ATGCTGACCAAGTCGAGCACGGAGCTGGTCCGGCAGAGAAACAGCGTGCTCGTGCTGTCCGTGCTGCGCCGTCACGGCGCGCTCGCCCATACCGAAATATCCGATTTCACCGGCCTTTCCTCGGCCACCATCTCGGCGATAACAGCCGATCTGGAACGCGCCCATATCATCGAAAAATCCGAGCAGCAGGCCGCCAGCGGCCGCGGCCGGCCGCGCGTGCTTCTGCGCCAGCGGCGCGATTGCGGCTATCTCATCGTCGTCATCATCTCGTCGGATGCCGTGCAATATTCGCTTGTGGATTATGCCGGCAAGCTGATCGACCGCTTCAGCGAGGAGCGCTCGCATGATCCGGCAGGGGCCGCCCGCTTCGTCGCAGGCGTGCGCGCCGGGCTCTCCCGCATTCTCGAGCGCTCCAGGATTTCCCAGGAAAAAGTGCTGCTGATCTCGATCAGCAGCAAGGGCCTGGTCAATTCAACCGAGCCGGTCCTCGTTTGGTCGCCGATCTTCGGCAGCGATCAGATCGATTTCGAATCGGTGCTGCGGCCGGACTGGCAGGCCAAAGTCATCCTCGACAACGAGACGCTGCTGGTCGCAGCCGCTCTCGGCGCCCGGGAGGAGATCGTCAAGGGCGCCGATTTCCGCTCGCTCGCCGCCCTCTCGCTCGGCCACAGCATCGGGCTCGGCATCGTCAGGCGCGGCGGCGGCCAGACCGGCCAGGAAATCTCGGCGCCGAATTTCGGCCACATGCTGCACATGGCGGGTGGCGGCCTCTGTCGCTGCGGCACCCGCGGCTGCATCGAAGCCTATGCCGGCTTCTACGCCATCCTGCGCAGCGCCTTCGAAGTGCCGCTCGATACGATCCCGGCAAAATTCGTCCCCGTCACCGAACTCGACAAAATCGCCGCCAAAGCCCGCCAGGGCCACCGCACCTCCACGATCGCCTTCCGCCAGGCGGGCCTGGCGCTCGGCAACGGCCTGTCGCGCATGCTCAGCCTCACCGAACGCATGCCCATCGCCATCACCGGCCCCGGCACCCGCTATTACGATCTGCTGCGCCAGGGCCTCGAAGAGGGGCTGGGCCAGTCCCATATCGTCCGCATGGAAGGCATGCCGGAAATCCGCGTCGTGGCCGACGAACCGATCCTCGTCTTCGAAGGGCATCTCAACCGGGCGCTCTCGGTGATCGACCAGGATATTGTGATCTCGGGGGGGCAGGGCGGGGATTAA
- the aac(6') gene encoding aminoglycoside 6'-N-acetyltransferase, which translates to MESIIEIGTIKDVEPWAQLRLALWPHHSLEDHRAELGRAFLSENAEAVAFIARNAANDAVGFAEATLRHDYVNGCSSSPVLFLEGIYVRPVDRRKGIAGLLCNAVAAWGKSLGCVEFGSDAPLENSASHALHAALGFEETQRVVFFRKPL; encoded by the coding sequence ATGGAATCGATCATTGAGATTGGGACTATAAAAGATGTTGAGCCATGGGCGCAGCTTCGCCTTGCGCTGTGGCCGCATCACTCGCTTGAGGATCATCGAGCTGAGTTGGGCCGGGCATTTCTGTCGGAAAATGCAGAAGCCGTCGCGTTCATCGCGCGAAATGCTGCGAATGACGCTGTCGGGTTTGCTGAAGCCACTTTGCGACATGATTATGTGAATGGATGCAGCAGTTCGCCCGTTCTGTTCCTCGAAGGGATTTATGTCCGGCCCGTTGACAGGCGAAAGGGTATCGCAGGATTGCTTTGCAATGCCGTTGCCGCTTGGGGAAAGTCGCTTGGGTGTGTTGAGTTCGGCTCCGACGCGCCGCTTGAGAATTCAGCCAGCCACGCGCTCCATGCCGCTTTAGGATTTGAGGAGACACAACGCGTCGTGTTCTTCCGCAAGCCGCTGTAG
- a CDS encoding LysR substrate-binding domain-containing protein, with the protein MVRRFYGLPSLTALATFEAAARHGNFTLAAAELNVTTGAVSRQIKSMEQEIGSALFVRTGKGVMLTAPAEQLYRALASGFSRASEVVNSIKQGNSARNVTIACSEVFGSMWLIPRMPDFWRRFTDISVDHLIGDNFKTFRPSQLEIRIRYGSGKWIDETAEFLFDDCLYPVCSPGFAERHAGATAADLADLPLLNVEWVEPGWTGWEEVLSRGGVPYHAASGRRFGKFSVALQAAMADQGLVVGWHRLVGPLVEKGDLVRFTDLVVPDPGAYYLTWNSTRALPPAALSLRDWIRGIAEEERRTPMPLARPSS; encoded by the coding sequence ATGGTTCGCCGTTTCTATGGTCTGCCGTCCCTGACCGCGCTTGCTACGTTCGAGGCCGCCGCCCGGCACGGCAATTTCACCTTGGCGGCAGCCGAGCTCAACGTCACCACCGGCGCCGTCAGCCGGCAGATCAAGTCGATGGAGCAGGAAATCGGCAGTGCTCTTTTCGTGCGCACCGGCAAAGGCGTGATGCTGACCGCTCCCGCCGAACAATTGTACCGGGCGCTGGCAAGCGGTTTCTCCAGGGCCTCCGAAGTCGTCAATTCGATCAAGCAGGGCAACAGCGCCCGCAACGTGACGATTGCCTGCAGCGAGGTGTTCGGGTCGATGTGGCTTATTCCCCGCATGCCGGATTTCTGGCGGCGCTTCACCGACATATCAGTCGATCATCTGATCGGCGACAACTTCAAGACCTTCCGCCCATCGCAGTTGGAGATCCGCATCCGCTACGGATCCGGCAAATGGATCGACGAGACGGCGGAATTCCTGTTCGACGACTGTCTCTATCCGGTTTGCAGCCCAGGTTTCGCCGAACGGCATGCCGGTGCCACGGCCGCCGATCTGGCCGATCTGCCGCTCCTGAACGTCGAGTGGGTCGAGCCCGGCTGGACCGGCTGGGAAGAGGTGCTGTCACGCGGCGGCGTGCCGTATCACGCCGCCAGCGGCAGACGCTTCGGCAAGTTCAGCGTCGCGCTGCAGGCGGCCATGGCCGACCAGGGGCTGGTCGTCGGCTGGCACCGTCTGGTCGGCCCCCTGGTGGAAAAGGGGGACCTGGTGCGCTTCACCGATCTGGTCGTTCCCGACCCCGGGGCCTATTATCTCACCTGGAACAGCACCCGCGCACTGCCTCCCGCCGCCCTGTCGCTGCGCGACTGGATTAGAGGGATTGCCGAAGAGGAAAGAAGGACGCCGATGCCTTTGGCGCGGCCGTCTTCCTAA
- a CDS encoding alcohol dehydrogenase family protein codes for MNIETTTSKQALQRLPERMKGVLLTGHGGFEKLEYREDIPLPRPKAGEVLIRVAAAGVNNTDINTRIGWYSKAVTTGTESGGATGFQSAQDADASWSGMPLAFPRIQGADCCGRIVAVGEDVDPGRIGERVLVRNMLRSHTDYRPFECWTFGSECDGGFAQYAVAPARETYRIDCDWSDVELASLPCAYSTAEGMLHRAAVGAGEHVLIAGASGGVGSAAIQLAKRRGASVTAISSPDKAQQLVAIGADRVLPRGESIVAGLGREAVEVVLDVAAGPSFSELLDVLKKGGRYAVAGAIAGPIVELDIRTLYLKDLTFFGCTFQEDVVFENLVSYVERGEIKPLVGKSYPLRDIVEAQRDFLSKRIAGKLVLVIPE; via the coding sequence ATGAACATTGAGACGACCACATCGAAACAAGCCTTGCAAAGGCTTCCAGAGCGGATGAAGGGCGTTCTCCTCACCGGCCATGGCGGTTTCGAGAAACTGGAATATCGCGAGGACATTCCGCTTCCCCGGCCGAAAGCCGGCGAGGTGCTGATCCGCGTCGCTGCGGCCGGTGTCAACAACACTGATATCAACACCCGCATCGGCTGGTACTCCAAGGCGGTGACAACAGGCACGGAAAGCGGCGGGGCAACAGGCTTCCAGTCGGCGCAGGATGCCGACGCCAGCTGGTCCGGCATGCCGCTCGCCTTTCCGCGCATCCAGGGCGCCGATTGCTGCGGGCGCATCGTCGCGGTCGGAGAGGATGTGGATCCCGGCCGGATCGGCGAACGGGTGCTGGTGCGCAACATGCTACGCTCCCATACCGATTACCGGCCCTTTGAGTGCTGGACCTTCGGCTCGGAATGCGATGGCGGCTTTGCCCAATATGCGGTGGCGCCGGCGCGCGAGACTTATCGGATCGATTGCGATTGGAGCGATGTCGAACTGGCGTCGCTGCCCTGCGCCTATTCCACAGCCGAGGGCATGCTGCACCGGGCGGCCGTCGGTGCTGGCGAGCACGTGCTGATCGCCGGCGCCTCCGGCGGCGTCGGCTCGGCGGCGATCCAGCTGGCGAAGCGCCGGGGCGCAAGCGTCACGGCGATCTCAAGTCCCGATAAGGCCCAGCAATTGGTGGCGATCGGCGCCGACCGCGTCCTTCCTCGCGGCGAGAGCATCGTTGCCGGCCTCGGCAGGGAGGCGGTCGAGGTCGTGCTCGATGTCGCCGCAGGTCCGTCCTTCAGCGAGCTGCTCGACGTCCTGAAAAAGGGCGGGCGATATGCCGTTGCCGGCGCCATCGCCGGGCCGATCGTCGAGCTCGACATCCGAACCCTCTATCTCAAGGACCTGACCTTCTTCGGATGCACCTTCCAGGAGGACGTCGTTTTCGAAAACCTCGTCTCCTATGTCGAGCGCGGCGAAATCAAACCGCTCGTCGGCAAGAGCTACCCCTTGCGCGACATCGTCGAGGCGCAGCGAGATTTTCTGTCGAAGCGCATCGCCGGCAAGCTCGTCCTCGTGATCCCCGAATAA
- a CDS encoding mandelate racemase/muconate lactonizing enzyme family protein, with protein sequence MSELKIEKIDVFQVDLPYSGGVYRLSGGREYRSFDATIVRITTQNGLEGWGESTPFGATYIASHALGVRAGIAEIAPSLIGLDPRRVDRINDAMDHALIGHLHAKTALDVACWDLFGKSVGLPVCELLGGRTDVKMPVISSIYMGDPDDMRRRVAEHRQLGYIAHSVKIGDEPAVDAARIAASLADKRPGEFFIVDANGGMTVETALRMLRLLPAGLDFVLEAPCATWRECMSLRRRTDVPIIFDELATDDATIAQLLSDDAAEGIGLKISKNGGLTRGRRHRDISVAAGYTVSVQETTGSDIAFAAIVHLGQTVPEKNLRCVLECRDIVKLKTADGDFTVRNGRVTAPTAPGLGITPRLEALGVPVASYF encoded by the coding sequence ATGAGCGAACTCAAAATCGAAAAAATCGACGTCTTCCAGGTCGACCTGCCCTATTCGGGCGGCGTCTACCGCCTGTCGGGCGGCAGGGAATATAGAAGCTTCGATGCGACGATCGTCAGGATCACGACGCAGAACGGGCTGGAGGGCTGGGGCGAGAGCACCCCGTTCGGCGCAACCTATATCGCCTCTCACGCGCTCGGCGTGCGCGCCGGCATTGCGGAAATCGCGCCCAGCCTGATCGGGCTCGATCCCCGCCGCGTCGATCGCATCAATGACGCCATGGACCATGCGCTGATCGGGCATCTCCACGCCAAGACGGCGCTCGACGTCGCCTGCTGGGATCTGTTCGGCAAATCGGTCGGCCTGCCGGTCTGCGAGCTGCTCGGCGGCCGCACCGATGTGAAAATGCCGGTGATCTCGTCGATCTATATGGGCGATCCGGACGATATGCGCCGGCGTGTCGCCGAGCATCGCCAGCTCGGTTATATCGCCCATTCGGTCAAGATCGGCGACGAGCCGGCTGTCGATGCCGCCAGAATTGCCGCCTCGCTCGCCGACAAGCGGCCCGGCGAATTCTTCATCGTCGATGCCAATGGCGGCATGACTGTGGAAACCGCGCTTCGTATGCTGCGGCTGCTGCCGGCCGGGCTCGATTTCGTGCTCGAGGCCCCCTGCGCGACCTGGCGCGAATGCATGTCGCTGCGCAGGCGCACGGATGTGCCGATCATCTTCGACGAACTGGCGACCGACGATGCGACGATCGCCCAGCTCCTCAGCGACGACGCCGCCGAAGGCATCGGCCTGAAGATCTCCAAGAATGGCGGGCTGACCCGCGGCCGCCGGCATCGCGATATCTCGGTCGCCGCCGGCTACACCGTCAGCGTCCAGGAAACGACGGGCTCGGACATCGCCTTCGCGGCCATCGTCCATCTCGGCCAGACGGTGCCGGAAAAGAACCTGCGCTGCGTGCTCGAATGCCGGGACATCGTCAAGCTCAAGACCGCCGACGGCGATTTTACGGTGCGTAACGGCCGGGTCACCGCCCCCACAGCACCGGGCCTCGGCATCACGCCCCGCCTCGAAGCGCTGGGAGTGCCCGTGGCGAGCTACTTCTAA
- a CDS encoding glycine betaine ABC transporter substrate-binding protein, with the protein MKKLLASTCLLAGLAGFASLSHAAECGDVVLAVHNAQSAELLTFVDKFILENGYGCNVETVPGDTVPTTTSMVEKSEPDVSSETWVDLLPEIVPRGVQEGKIVFGAPALPDGGIQGWWIPKYLADAHPDIKTVEDALAHPELFPDQEDPSKGAIFNGAEGWGATVVTTQLFKAYKAADKGFTLMNPGSAAGLDGAIAKAYERKQGFITYYWAPTALLGKYQLVKLKQNGSADPVEWKRCITNLACPDPKVADWPVDKVMTVVTKKFADRTSPDVMAYFNKRGWSNDTVGKIMAWETENQGTGEDGAKRFLQQDESIWSQWVPADVAEKIKAAL; encoded by the coding sequence ATGAAAAAACTGCTTGCATCCACATGTCTGCTGGCCGGCCTTGCCGGCTTCGCATCGCTTTCTCATGCGGCCGAATGCGGCGACGTCGTCCTGGCCGTCCATAATGCGCAGAGCGCCGAACTCCTGACCTTCGTCGACAAGTTCATCCTCGAAAACGGTTACGGCTGCAATGTCGAGACCGTTCCCGGCGATACGGTGCCGACCACGACGTCGATGGTGGAGAAGAGCGAGCCCGACGTCTCGTCCGAAACCTGGGTCGACCTGCTGCCGGAGATCGTTCCGCGCGGCGTCCAGGAAGGCAAGATCGTCTTTGGCGCGCCGGCGCTTCCCGACGGCGGCATTCAGGGCTGGTGGATCCCCAAATATCTGGCCGACGCCCATCCCGACATCAAGACCGTCGAGGACGCTCTTGCCCATCCCGAACTCTTTCCCGATCAGGAAGACCCGAGCAAGGGTGCGATCTTCAACGGCGCTGAAGGCTGGGGCGCGACCGTCGTCACGACACAGCTGTTCAAGGCGTACAAGGCGGCCGACAAGGGCTTCACCCTGATGAACCCGGGCTCGGCAGCCGGCCTCGACGGCGCGATCGCCAAGGCTTATGAGCGCAAGCAGGGCTTCATCACCTATTACTGGGCGCCGACGGCTTTGCTCGGCAAATATCAATTGGTGAAGCTGAAGCAGAATGGTTCGGCCGATCCCGTCGAATGGAAGCGCTGCATCACCAACCTTGCCTGCCCCGATCCGAAGGTCGCTGACTGGCCGGTCGACAAGGTGATGACCGTCGTCACCAAAAAGTTTGCCGATCGCACCAGCCCCGACGTCATGGCCTATTTCAACAAGCGCGGCTGGAGCAACGACACGGTCGGCAAGATCATGGCCTGGGAAACGGAAAACCAGGGCACCGGCGAAGACGGCGCCAAGCGCTTCCTCCAGCAAGACGAAAGCATCTGGTCGCAATGGGTGCCGGCCGATGTCGCCGAGAAAATAAAGGCTGCGCTTTAA
- the iolG gene encoding inositol 2-dehydrogenase — protein MTVRFGLLGAGRIGKVHAKAVSGDANATLVAVADAFPQAAEAIASAYGCEVRTIEAIEAAKDIDAVVICTPTDTHADLIERFARAGKAIFCEKPIDLDVSRVKACIKVVEETGAKLMVGFNRRFDPHFMAVRKVIDDGKIGDVEMVTITSRDPGAPPVDYIKRSGGIFRDMTIHDFDMARFLLGEEPVSVLATAAVLVDKAIGEAGDYDSVSVILQTKSGKQAVISNSRRATYGYDQRIEVHGAKGMAAAENQRPVSIEVANGDGYTRPPLHDFFMTRYTEAYANEIAAFIAAIEKGTKISPSGADGLAALVLADAAVQSVKEGKLVKVG, from the coding sequence ATGACAGTGAGATTTGGTCTTCTCGGCGCCGGCCGCATCGGCAAGGTTCATGCGAAAGCCGTCAGCGGCGACGCCAATGCGACGCTGGTCGCGGTCGCCGACGCCTTCCCGCAGGCAGCCGAGGCCATCGCTTCGGCCTATGGCTGCGAGGTCCGCACCATCGAGGCGATCGAGGCCGCCAAGGATATCGACGCCGTCGTCATCTGCACGCCGACCGACACGCATGCCGACCTGATCGAGCGCTTCGCCCGCGCCGGCAAGGCGATCTTCTGCGAAAAGCCGATCGATCTCGACGTTTCCCGCGTCAAGGCCTGCATCAAGGTGGTGGAAGAGACCGGCGCCAAGCTGATGGTCGGCTTCAACCGCCGCTTCGACCCGCATTTCATGGCGGTGCGCAAGGTCATCGACGACGGCAAGATCGGCGATGTCGAAATGGTGACGATCACCTCGCGCGACCCCGGCGCCCCGCCGGTCGATTACATCAAGCGCTCGGGCGGCATCTTCCGCGACATGACGATCCACGATTTCGACATGGCCCGCTTCCTGCTCGGCGAAGAGCCGGTCTCGGTGCTGGCGACCGCTGCCGTGCTGGTCGACAAGGCGATCGGCGAAGCCGGCGACTATGACAGCGTCTCGGTGATCCTGCAGACCAAATCCGGCAAGCAGGCCGTCATCTCCAACTCCCGCCGCGCCACCTACGGCTACGACCAGCGCATCGAAGTGCATGGCGCCAAGGGCATGGCGGCTGCCGAAAACCAGCGCCCGGTGTCGATCGAAGTGGCCAACGGCGACGGCTACACCCGCCCGCCGCTGCATGATTTCTTCATGACCCGCTACACCGAAGCCTACGCCAACGAAATCGCCGCCTTCATCGCCGCGATCGAAAAGGGCACGAAGATCTCGCCGTCGGGCGCCGATGGCCTGGCGGCTCTGGTGCTCGCCGATGCGGCGGTGCAGTCGGTCAAGGAAGGCAAGCTGGTCAAGGTTGGGTGA
- a CDS encoding LysR family transcriptional regulator produces MTIVSEPISMDHVDIHSDNFGDDSLLRAGLKLNHLRMIVAIEDSGQISAAAEVLNISQPAASRMLSEMESITKTQLYERVARGVVLTTFGAALARRARKILLELREASREIGELKSGKGGSVFIGAVTAPAMSLVVPAINKVRKAYPGIEINIQVETSNVLARELLAARHDFIIGRIPDDLNPRLFEVTEIGIERACLIVRKSHPLLKQKVSSLADVRGYDWVFQPPGTLLRRTIEDIFLARGVALPENIVNTSSLLLTCAIVCETDAIAPVAVDVAHFLAGQGAKAADVRVLPIDFDINVKPYSLIAASERALPPSARLLYDMILEESRKQAE; encoded by the coding sequence ATGACGATTGTTTCCGAGCCCATTTCGATGGACCACGTCGATATCCACAGTGATAATTTCGGCGATGACAGCCTTTTACGTGCAGGACTTAAGCTGAATCACCTGCGGATGATCGTCGCAATCGAAGATAGCGGACAGATTTCCGCAGCTGCGGAAGTCCTCAACATCTCGCAGCCCGCCGCATCGCGCATGCTGTCCGAAATGGAATCGATCACCAAGACGCAGCTCTATGAGCGCGTGGCCCGCGGCGTGGTGCTGACGACCTTCGGCGCGGCCCTTGCGAGACGCGCGCGAAAAATCCTGCTGGAGCTGCGCGAGGCGAGCCGCGAGATCGGCGAACTGAAGAGCGGCAAGGGCGGCTCGGTCTTCATCGGCGCGGTGACGGCGCCGGCCATGAGCCTGGTCGTGCCGGCGATCAACAAGGTGCGCAAGGCCTATCCCGGCATCGAGATCAACATCCAGGTGGAGACCAGCAATGTGCTCGCCCGCGAGCTGCTCGCCGCCCGCCATGACTTCATCATCGGCCGCATCCCTGATGACCTCAACCCGCGCCTGTTCGAGGTGACGGAGATCGGCATCGAGCGGGCCTGCCTGATCGTGCGCAAGAGCCATCCGCTGCTGAAGCAGAAGGTGAGCAGCCTTGCCGACGTCAGGGGTTACGACTGGGTGTTCCAGCCGCCGGGCACGCTGCTGCGCCGCACGATCGAAGACATTTTCCTGGCGCGCGGCGTGGCGCTGCCGGAGAATATCGTCAACACCTCCTCGCTGCTGCTCACCTGCGCCATCGTCTGCGAAACCGATGCGATCGCCCCCGTCGCCGTCGACGTCGCCCATTTCCTTGCCGGCCAGGGCGCCAAGGCCGCCGATGTGCGCGTGCTGCCGATCGATTTCGACATCAACGTCAAACCCTACAGCCTGATCGCGGCGAGCGAACGGGCGCTGCCGCCGAGCGCCAGGCTGCTCTATGACATGATTCTGGAGGAGAGCCGGAAGCAGGCGGAATAG